The Xiphophorus maculatus strain JP 163 A chromosome 5, X_maculatus-5.0-male, whole genome shotgun sequence nucleotide sequence ATCTAGCAGAGCGAACAGCATATTTTATCACTTGAAGTACTTTATCCTGTCATTATATAAAGTGTGTAACTCCCTCCAAGCAGAAAACGGACACAAGGCGTTCTTCTTTGTTACTGGCGTTTAATAACTATGCCGTGAGAactgtacaaacacaaaatacatatttacagaaacacaTTCACTTAGAGAATAAACAACTATTagacacaaattaaaatacaaaaaaatgcgTACCTCATTGGCCGCTTCAACCTGGAAGGGTTAATACAAAAAACTCTGTGTAACGTCTTCTTGTAATCAGCTACACGAGCCTTAATGCCTCACCGAAACCTCTCCATCAACTAACAGCAAAAAAGAAGCATGCTGCCTTACACAGAGTGCTGCGTGTCACCATAAAAAGTCCCGGAATGAAACATCACATTAAACATTGGTTCCGCTTCGGAACAATTTGCACACTTTAACTTATCTACACCAAATTAGAATCATGAAATTAACCCAAACTGTATAAACTGCTGCTGATGGCAGCCACACTCCCACCAAATCACAGATGATTTCCTACTACACCtgaatacaaagaaaaacaacaaatatctgTAATCCAACAAGTCATGTATCACAGTACTGAGCTACTCAGCTTCGACTAAAGTAACTGTTTTGTGGATGGGTCTCTCAAGATATACTGGCTTGTTAACTCTTTTTCCTTGGTCGTCAAGTGTTGCATCACTCATCAACAATTCGAGTTTCCTAATGACTCCATCTTCACTAGGGAACACCTTAGTGACCTTGGCCagtctccactcatttctgggTAGACTATTATCCATCAGAATCACAATGTCATTGATCTTGGCATTTCTCTGTGTCTTGTAccatttgtttctttgctgAAGATTCAGCAGGTATTCCCTTTTCCATCTGGTCCAAAATTCATTGGCCAAATATTGTACCTTACGCCATCTTTTGCGAAGATAAAGGTcttctttcacaaactcaccaGGTGGTGGTAAAACCACTGAAGACTTCATGGTCAGGATATGATTCGGTGTAAGAGGCTGTGGAGCAGAGGGATCACTGAGCAGGTGAGTTGTTAAGGGCCTACTATTTATGATCGCCATGACCTCATAAAGGTATGTACGTAAAGATGAAATGTCAAGTCTTTTGGATGAATGATCCAAAATGGATGTCAACACACTTCTTATTGTCCTAATCTGCCTTTCCCAGGCTCCACCCATATGGCTAGCAGATGGTGGGTTCATGACAAATTCACAACCtaattgttttagattttcttgGTCCATTTCCTTTACGGATTCCAAGAACTCTCGTCTTGCTCCAACAAAGTTGGTTCCTTGATCTGACCAAAGCTGCCGAACATTTCCACGTATGGCAATCAATGTTCGAAGACTATTAATAAAAGCGTCAGATGTCATGTCATCAAGTAGCTCTATGTGCACAGCACGCGAGCACAGGCATGTGAATAACAGACCGTAGCGTTTAAGTTCCTTTCTTCCCTCCTTAATGTAAAATGGACCGAAGCAATCCACTCCACAATAGGTAAAGGGAGGTGATGCTTCCACTCTTTCACACGGTAAATCTGCCATTCTTTGTATTTCAGTATTTCTTCTGAACTTTCTACATTTCACACACTTGTAAATGTAAGAAGACACTGCGTGACTGCATCCCAATATCCAGATGCCGTTTGATCGGAGCTCGTTCATGGTCATCCCACGACCCTGATGATGAACCCTTTGATGGAAGTGGTCAATGAGCAACTGTGATATATGGGTTTTGCTTGGCAAGATTGCTGGATGTTTAATGTATGTGTGCAAAGAAGAACGTTCCAGCCGACCTCCTACTCTGAGCACACCCTTTTCATCTAAGAAAGGATTCAGTTTATGCAGCCTCTTCGCACTGTTCTTTGTTATCTCCCTTTTGGAGCTTAGGTCTTGGATTTCTTCAGAAAATACTGCCCTTTGGACTGTAGCTATGATGAAAAACTCTGCCTCTTTCCTCTCCTCAAGACTGGTGACTTTGTTGGTTCTGGAGAGTGAACCCTTGACCTCTTTGACACATCGTATGAGTCGTGCAATGGCTTTAACCAGTCTTGTCCATTTTGAGAACCTTAAGAAACGACTGAGCAAAGATTCTTCTGTCGTTAGGGTCTTATGTACAAAAGTTTTTCGTAGTTCTGGATTTTCAGCTTCCAATTCTCCCACCTTAACAGTATTAGCAGGAAGTTCATTATGCCAGAGAAAATCTGGACCAGTGAACCAATTGGAAGTAACCAGTCCTTTAACTGTCAGACCTCTTGATGAATGATCCGCGGGGTTATCTTCAGAGGTCACATATCTCCATTGATCCGGATTGGAACCTTCTTGTATGCGCTGAATGCGATTTGCCACAAATATGTGAAATCGTCTAGCATCGTTGTTAATGTATCCAAGAACGACCTTTGAATCAGTCCAGAAGAATTCTTGGGCTTGAACATCCAACTCCTTTTTAAGCAGGTTGCTTGTTCGAACAGCAATAACAGCTGCTGAAAGCTCAAGTCTGGGTACTGTGGTGACCTTTGTAGGGGTCACCCTGGCCTTACCAATAACTAAAGAACAGTAGACTTGGTTCGATATACTGATTGCTCTCAAGTAAGAACATTCACCGTATCCTTTAACGCTTGCATCTGAGAAATGATGCAACTCATATCTTTCGACTTCCTTGAAATCCTTTGGGAGATAACACCTTTGAATTTTGATGTCGGATAGATTCTTTAAGTCCAACAGCCAAGACTCCCATCGTGGTCTGAGATCTTCAGATAATGGCTCGTCCCATCCAATCTTCTCTCGACACATCTCTTGAAGTATTTGCTTCCCAACCAGAATAAATGGTGCTACAAACCCAAGAGGGTCATAGATGGATGCCACTGTTGATAAAACACCTCTTCTAGAAAGTGGGCGTTCATCCACAATCACTCTGAAATGGAACTGGTCCGAAACAACACACCATTTAATTCCCAAAGCTCTCTCTATGTGTGACTCTCCAAGAGTCATGTCACGATTTCTTACTGAATCTGCGCAGTCATCTTCTGGAATGGATGCAAGTACATCTTGGTTGTTGGAAACAAACTTGTGAAGTCGTAGATTGCCAGAACTACAAAGTTGTCTTGCTTCCTTTACCAACCTTATAGCTTCATCTTTGGTTGCAACACTTGTCAGTCCATCATCCACGTAAAAATTTCGTTCAATGAACTGGATGGTTGTTTCACTGTATTGACCTTGACCTTGGGCCGCAACATGTTTCAACCCAAAATTTGCGCAGCCTGGCGATGATACAGCTCCAAATAGATGAACTCGCATACGATAGATGGATGGTTGAGCCTGAATGTTTCCATCATCCCACCAGAGAAATCTCAAGTAGTCTTGATCCTCTGTTTTAACATGAAATTGATGGAACATGCGCTCAATATCGCACATTATGCCAACTTGTCCTTTACGAAAACGGCAGAGAACACCTATCAGACTGTTCGTTAATTCTGGCCCACTGAGCAAGTAATCATTTAATGACACACCTTCGAACTTTGCAGAGCAGTCAAATACGACTCGTATCTTTCCTGGCTTGTGTGGGTGATAGACTCCGTGATGAGGAATGTACCACACAGAACCTTTGTTAATTTCTTCTTCTGGAACTCTTTCTGCATCACCATTTGCTATGATTTGACTCATAAAGTTTGCGTAatcattttggtattttttatcCCTTTCAAATCTCCTTTTCAAGCATCGGAGTCTGTGAACTGCACACACCTTATTATCTGGGAGATTTGGTCGATCCTTCTTGAAAGGGAGTGGCATTTCACAATAACCATCTGCTTTAATTTTGACTCCTTCTTCCATGATAGATAGGAACCGCAAATCTTCCTGAGATAAATTTGCATCTTCAACTCTTCTCTCACTGAAGTCAGACTCAAGCATCCTCAACACATCTGGTGGAGAAATGAACTCCTTAACTTGAGTCCTACAAATGTATTTCACTTCAGTTGTGAGGTTCTTAGATGTCTGAGAGTGGGGTTTCACAGACTTCATGATGATCTTATGGCTGCTTCCAATCGCATCACCATAATCAACACACGGGCTAACGCAACCGACTATGCTCCATCCAAGATCTGTTTTTTGAGCAAATGGTTCGTCATCTTTACCCGACACCACTTCTCTAGGTAACAAAGCCTGTGGACAGTTGTAACCTATGAGTAGTCCTACATCACACTCGATCAATGGAGCAATCTCCTCTGCAAGATGCTCTAGATGAGGCCATGCTCTCGCAGTTTTTGGGGTCGGTATGTGACTTAGATTAGCAGGAATGAACTCTCTTGAATAGGTTACAGGTAGAGAAATCTTCTTTGATGAATAAAAACCTCTCACCTGCAGTCCAACTAATCTCTGACTTGGGATAATTGTATTTCTGGATGAAAGTGTGGAGAGTTTTAACTGCACAGGTTCTCCTTTTGTTTCCAGAACATCTGCCTTATCTTGCATGATGAATGTCGTATCGCTTTGGTTATCAAGTAGAGCATAAACGAGAATTTCATTCTCTGGGTTACTTGACGTAGATAACCACACAGGAACAACAGTAGAAGAGTACATGTCGTCCATGCCTTGCACTACTCTGTTTGATGTAGCTTCATCTGAGAGTTCAACATTATGATTGTGCtctgttttttcctttgattttgtGGGTTTAGAGACTTTTACATTCTCTGCATACTCATCATTGCTTTTCTCTTTCCTATTTGCTCTTTCACGATCTTCGTGCAGACACGTTGGATGTTTTCCTTTACATGTTTCACAAATACTTCTTCTTTTGCAGTTCTTAGAGTGGTGTCCTGGTTGCAAACAtccaaaacacaatttttttgtttggacaAACTTAAGACGTTCCTGAACTGGTTTTTCGTTGAATTTCCAGCATTTCTGAATgccatgattttgtttttcacagaagaTGCAGCCTTTATGTTCCGGACTCTCTTCAGAGTTGCTCACAAACACCTTTGCGCCAACATTTCGTGTCtttgttgtctttattttttcaacatcacCAGATTTCAAGGCATGAAGAGAAGTTACTGGATTGCAAGCTATTTTTGCTTCCCTTGTGATGAACTCCACAAACTGACTGAATGTAGGAAAATTATTGCAA carries:
- the LOC111608704 gene encoding uncharacterized protein LOC111608704; protein product: MEQMTDNETKKGDLFKDSNGATLQQSSEPEEEPRRSQRTRKLTERAQELHDTKSKKLQDRFTNTYDKWKVTAKQAKRVINGTPSSDVVQELMSKISCASADVKHSYEELRKCVLPGNEIRRRVDTCDAVSEIILKNASTYLHNKEDCDDQTKDVVWPESGSVFLSSVSNTTSKGSRSLNSASSSSMKSKQSSLSSIRRQEAAAELAATQAALKVLQKIESEQQELENLEEEDRRKMALQEEENVARKKALEEKRRQIERLQTVKKLSAAKARLQVYEQEASSDEEVAELLHNQAVERHRSSGAKRSSYEHPHQAASATALAEAIAESINVSRLPVPEPSVFTGDPLRYKDWKMSFQTLIGRKNIPVNERVYYLRKYVGGSARKAIESYFLLGTDAAYDSAWVILEERFGSSFVIAKAFKDKLASWPKIGPRDSVELRDFSDFLRGCQAAMSQIKSLEVLNTCDENQKLLTKLPDWLVASWNRKVIELEEICNNFPTFSQFVEFITREAKIACNPVTSLHALKSGDVEKIKTTKTRNVGAKVFVSNSEESPEHKGCIFCEKQNHGIQKCWKFNEKPVQERLKFVQTKKLCFGCLQPGHHSKNCKRRSICETCKGKHPTCLHEDRERANRKEKSNDEYAENVKVSKPTKSKEKTEHNHNVELSDEATSNRVVQGMDDMYSSTVVPVWLSTSSNPENEILVYALLDNQSDTTFIMQDKADVLETKGEPVQLKLSTLSSRNTIIPSQRLVGLQVRGFYSSKKISLPVTYSREFIPANLSHIPTPKTARAWPHLEHLAEEIAPLIECDVGLLIGYNCPQALLPREVVSGKDDEPFAQKTDLGWSIVGCVSPCVDYGDAIGSSHKIIMKSVKPHSQTSKNLTTEVKYICRTQVKEFISPPDVLRMLESDFSERRVEDANLSQEDLRFLSIMEEGVKIKADGYCEMPLPFKKDRPNLPDNKVCAVHRLRCLKRRFERDKKYQNDYANFMSQIIANGDAERVPEEEINKGSVWYIPHHGVYHPHKPGKIRVVFDCSAKFEGVSLNDYLLSGPELTNSLIGVLCRFRKGQVGIMCDIERMFHQFHVKTEDQDYLRFLWWDDGNIQAQPSIYRMRVHLFGAVSSPGCANFGLKHVAAQGQGQYSETTIQFIERNFYVDDGLTSVATKDEAIRLVKEARQLCSSGNLRLHKFVSNNQDVLASIPEDDCADSVRNRDMTLGESHIERALGIKWCVVSDQFHFRVIVDERPLSRRGVLSTVASIYDPLGFVAPFILVGKQILQEMCREKIGWDEPLSEDLRPRWESWLLDLKNLSDIKIQRCYLPKDFKEVERYELHHFSDASVKGYGECSYLRAISISNQVYCSLVIGKARVTPTKVTTVPRLELSAAVIAVRTSNLLKKELDVQAQEFFWTDSKVVLGYINNDARRFHIFVANRIQRIQEGSNPDQWRYVTSEDNPADHSSRGLTVKGLVTSNWFTGPDFLWHNELPANTVKVGELEAENPELRKTFVHKTLTTEESLLSRFLRFSKWTRLVKAIARLIRCVKEVKGSLSRTNKVTSLEERKEAEFFIIATVQRAVFSEEIQDLSSKREITKNSAKRLHKLNPFLDEKGVLRVGGRLERSSLHTYIKHPAILPSKTHISQLLIDHFHQRVHHQGRGMTMNELRSNGIWILGCSHAVSSYIYKCVKCRKFRRNTEIQRMADLPCERVEASPPFTYCGVDCFGPFYIKEGRKELKRYGLLFTCLCSRAVHIELLDDMTSDAFINSLRTLIAIRGNVRQLWSDQGTNFVGARREFLESVKEMDQENLKQLGCEFVMNPPSASHMGGAWERQIRTIRSVLTSILDHSSKRLDISSLRTYLYEVMAIINSRPLTTHLLSDPSAPQPLTPNHILTMKSSVVLPPPGEFVKEDLYLRKRWRKVQYLANEFWTRWKREYLLNLQQRNKWYKTQRNAKINDIVILMDNSLPRNEWRLAKVTKVFPSEDGVIRKLELLMSDATLDDQGKRVNKPVYLERPIHKTVTLVEAE